The genomic DNA GATGCCGACGAGGTTCCGCACCGTCGACGACGACGTGAACATCACCGCGTCGAAACCGCCGCCCTTGATCGCCTCGCGGGTCTCCGCCGGCGGCGGCGACGCGCGCACGGTCCGGTACGCCGTGACGTCGTCGACCTCCCAGCCCAGCTCGATCAGCCCGGCCACCAACGTCTCCGTCGCGATGTCGGCGCGCGGCAGGAACACCCGGTCGATCGGGTCGAAGACCGGGTCGTACGGCGGCCAGTCCTCCAGCAGCCCCGCCGCGGACTGCTCCCCGCTGGGCACCAGGTCCGGCTTGACGCCGAAGTCGACCAGGGCCTTCGCGGTCTGCTCGCCCACCGCCGCGACCTTGATCCCGGCGAAGGCGCGGGCGTCGAGCCCGTACTCCTCGAACTTCTCGCGGACGGCCTTCACGGCGTTCACCGAGGTGAAGGCGATCCACTCGTAGCGGCCCGTGACCAGGCCCTTGACCGCGCGCTCCATCTGCTGCGGGGTGCGCGGCGGCTCGACGGCGATGGTCGGGACCTCGCTGGGCACGGCACCGTACGACCTGAGCTGGTCGGAGAGCGAGGCCGCCTGCTCCTTGGTGCGCGGGACGAGGACCTTCCAGCCGAACAGCGGCTTGGACTCGAACCACGCGAGCTGGTCGCGCTGGGCGGCGGCGCTGTGCTCACCGACCACGGCTATGACCGGCTGGTGGCCCTGCGGGGAGGGCAGCACCTTCGCCTGCTTCAGCGTCTGCGCGATCGAGCCGAGCGTCGCCGTCCACGTCCGCTGCCGGGTGGTCGTGCCGGCGACGGTGACCGTCAGCGGCGTGTCCGGCTTGCGGCCCGCCGTGACCAGCTCGCCGGCGGCGGAGGCGACGGAGTCCAGCGTCGTGGAGACCACCACCGTGCCGTCGGACGCGCCGACCTCGGCCCAGCAGCGGGCGCTCGCGGTGCGGGCGTCCACGAACCGGACGTCCGCGCCCCGGGAGTCGCGCAGCGGGACGCCGGCGTACGCGGGCACGCCGACCGCGGTGGCGATGCCGGGCACCACCTCGAAGGGGATGCCGGCGGCGGCGCAGGCGAGCATCTCGGCGCCCGCGTCGCCGTCGAGGCCCGGGTCGCCGCTCAGCGCACGCACCACCCGCTTGCCGCCCCGCGCCGCCTCCATGACAAGATTGGCGGCGTCCCTCAACACCGGGACTCCGGCGGTCATTGACGCCTCGTCGACAACCGTCAGCTCGGGCGTGCTCACACCCGCCCGCGCGTGGCCGCGTACGACGTCGAGCACATCGGGTTCGGCGATCAGTACGTCCGCGCCCGCCAGCGCCTCGACGGCGCGCAGAGTCAGCAGCCCCGGATCCCCGGGTCCGGCGCCGAGGAAGGTGACGTGCCCGCACGCGGAGAACGCCGAGGAGGCCTTGGATGCAGTGATGGGGCTCAAAGTGCTCGCTCCCCCATAAGACCGGCCGCGCCCTTGGCGAGCATCTCGTCCGCGAGTTCGCGGCCGAGGGCCACCGCGTCGTGGTGCGACGTGGGTACGGGACCGGTGGTGGACAACTGCACCAGCGTGGAGCCGTCGGTGGTGCCGACGACGCCGCGCAGGCGCATCTCATGAACATCCTGGTCGCCGGCCGGCAGGTCGGCGAGCGCGCCCACGGGGGCGGAGCAGCCGGCCTCCAGGGCGGCGAGCAGGGACCGCTCGGCGGTCACGGCCGCGCGGGTGCGCGCGTCGTCGAGCAGGGCGAGCGCGGCGACGAGGTCGTCGTCGCCGGCCGGGCACTCGACCGCCAGGGCGCCCTGGCCCGGGGCGGGCAGGACGGTGTCGACCGGCAGGAACTCGGTGACCTCGTCGATCCGGCCGAGACGGCTGAGGCCCGCCGCGGCCAGGACGACCGCGTCGAGCTCGCCGCCGTGGACGTAGCCGACGCGGGTGTCGACGTTCCCCCGGATCGGGACGGTCTCGATGCGCAGGCCGTGGTCGCGGGCGTACGCGTTGAGCTGCGCCATGCGCCGCGGCGAGCCGGTGCCGACGCGGGCCGTGCCGCCGCGGGCGGACGCGGCCAGCTCGGCCAGCGGGAGCCCGTCGCGGGCGACGAGCACGTCGCGCGGGTCCTCGCGGACCGGGACCGCGGCGAGCACGAGGCCCTCGTGCCGCGCGGTCGGCAGGTCCTTGAGGGAGTGGACGGCGAAGTCCACCTCGCCGGCGAGCAACGCGTCGCGCAGCGCGGCGACGAAGACGCCCGTGCCGCCGATCTGCGCGAGGTGCTCGCGGGAGGTGTCCCCGTACGTGGTGATCTCGACGAGCTCCACGGAGCGGCCGGTCAGCCGGCGGACGGCGTCCGCGACGTGCCCGGACTGGGCCATGGCGAGCTTGCTGCGCCTGGTTCCCAGCCTCAGTGCCCTCTGGGTGCTCTGGGCCCTCTCGGTCATACTCGCCCTCGGTTCACGTCGGCGTCGGTCAGGTCGGCCCGCGAGACGGCGGCGACCGTCTCCGGGTCGAGGTCGAAGAGCGTGCGCAGCGCGTCGGCGTACCCGGCGCCGCCGGGCTCGCTGGCGAGCTGCTTCACGCGCACGGTCGGCGCGTGCAGCAGCTTGTCGACGACGCGGCGCACCGTCTGGGTGATCTCGGCGCGCTGCTTGCCGTCGAGGCCGGGCAGGCGCCCCTCCAGGCGGGCCACCTCGGTCGCCACCACGTCGGCGGCCATCGCGCGCAGGGCGACGACGGTCGGGGTGATGTGCGCGGCGCGCTGGGCGGCGCCGAAGGCGGCGACCTCGTCGGAGACGATGCCGCGGACCCGGCCGACGTCGGCGGCCATGGGCGCGTCGGCGGACGCCTCGGCGAGGGTCTCGATGTCGACGAGGCGGACGTTGTCCATGCGGTGCACCGCGGCGTCGACGTCGCGGGGCATGGCCAGGTCGAGCAGGGCCAGCGGGGCCGTGCGGCCCGCCGCGGCGGTCTCGACGGCCGCGGCGGTGAGGACGAGGCCGGTCGCCCCCGTGCAGGAGACGGCCAGGTCGGCGCGGGCCAGCTCGCGGCCGACGTCGGCCATGCGGACGGCGCGGGCGGCGACGCCCGTGCCGCCGGGTTCGGCGAGCGCCCGGGCGAGGCGCTCGGCGCGCTCGACGGTGCGGTTGGCGACGACGACCTCGCCGGCGCCGACCCGGGCGAGGGTCGCCGCGGCCAGCGACGACATGGAGCCGGCGCCGATGACGAGGGCGCGCTTGCCCCCCGCCCAGGCCGGCACGGGCTCCCCGGCGGCGAGCTGCTCCAGGCCGAAGGTCACCAGGGACTGCCCGGCCCGGTCGATGCCGGTCTCGCTGTGGGCGCGCTTGCCGACCCGCAGGGCCTGCTGGAACAGGTCGTTCAGCAGCCGGCCCGCGGTGTGCAGCTCCTGGGCGCGCGCGAGGGCGTCCTTGATCTGGCCGAGGATCTGGCCCTCGCCGACGACCATTGAGTCCAGGCCGCAGGCGACGGAGAACAGGTGGTGGACGGCCCGGTCCTCGTAGTGGACGTACAGGAAGGGCGTGAGCTCCTCCAGGCCGAGGCCGCTGTGCTCGGCGAGCAGCGTGGACAGCTCGGCGACGCCGGCGTGGAACTTGTCCACGTCGGCGTAGAGCTCGATGCGGTTGCAGGTGGCCAGGACGGCGGCCTCGGCGGCCGGCTCGGCGGCGAGGGCCTCCTGGAGCAGCTTGTTCTGCGTGCCGGAGTCCAGGGAGGCCCGCTCCAGCACGCTGACGGGGGCGCTGCGGTGGCTGAGGCCGACGACGAGGAGGCTCATGCCGGCATCACGGCGGGGACGTCCCCGTCCGTTCCCTCGTGGCCCGCGGCCGCGGGGGCGGCCTGCGGGGCGGCGGACGCGACGGAGGGGGCGGCGCCCACGGCGGCGGACGGCAGGCCGGCCTCGCCGACGCCGACGACGGCGCCGTCCTCACCGGCCTTGCGCTGCTCGTGGAAGGCGAGGATCTGGAGTTCGATCGACAGGTCGACCTTGCGCACGTCGACGCCGTCCGGGACGGACAGGACGGTCGGCGCGAAGTTCAGGATGGACGTCACCCCGGCGGCGACGAGCCGGTCGCAGACCTGCTGGGCGGCGCCGGCGGGCGTGGCGATGACGCCGATCGAGACGCCGTTCTCCTCGACGATCCGCTCGAGGTCGTCGATGTGCTGGACGGGGATGCCGGCGACGGGCCTGCCGACCATCGACGGGTCGGCGTCGATCAGCGCGGCCACCCGGAAGCCGCGGGAGGCGAAGCCGCCGTAGTTGGCGAGGGCCGCGCCGAGGTTGCCGATGCCGACCATGACGATCGGCCAGTCCTGGGTCAGGCCCAGTTCGCGGGAGATCTGGTACACGAGGTACTCGACGTCGTAGCCCACGCCGCGCGTGCCGTAGGAGCCGAGGTAGCTGAAGTCCTTGCGCAGCTTGGCGGAGTTGACCCCGGCCGCCGCGGCGAGCTCCTCGGACGAGACCGTGGGCACGGAGCGCTCCGACAGCGTGGTGAGCGCCCGCAGGTACAGCGGGAGGCGGGCGACGGTGGCCTCGGGGATGCCTCGGCTGCGGGTCGCCGGTCGGTGGGTTCGGCCAGTTGCCACGGTGCTCCTGCGGGATGAGCGGGGCTGCGGGCGGCCCCTCCCGAGACCGCCCCGTCGAAAGCAGGCTATGTCTTTGTGAACGCGTGCACAAAGATGATGTCCGCTTTGTCCATGCAAAGTGATCGGGGTCACGCGTCCTCTTCGCGCCACCGTGGAACCAAGGGGAAGCTCGACGCGTTCGATCTTCGAATAGGGCAAAGCCGTGCACACTCCCTGCGGTGACGCCCCCGAAACCGAACAAAAAACACCCGATGGTAACCGTCTTCGGCCACCGCCGCCGCCGGGCGCCGACGGCCCCCGCTCCCGGCCCCGGCCGGCCCGCGCTCAGCCCAGCAGCGCCGCCCGCAGCCGCCCCGGGTCCACCCGCCAGAAGGTGTGCTGCTCCCCGTCGACCAGCACGACGGGGATCTGCTCCCAGTAGGCCCGGTGCAGCTCCTCGTCCCGGGTGACGTCCCTCTCCTCCCACGCGGCGCCCGTCTCCGCGCAGACGCGCTCGACCACCTCGCGCGCGTCGTCGCACAGGTGGCACCCGGGCTTCCCGATGAGCGTCACGGTCCGCGGACCGGCCGCCCCCTTCCTCGCACGTCCGAACATGCACCCATTGTCCGCCCCGGGCGCACCGCTTCACACCTTCGCCGCCGGGGGTTCACACGACGGCATCCCACGAGTCGGGCGATGGCGAACACTCTGGCTATGCTCACGCCATGGCCGCACTCGCATGGCTCTCCCCCGCAGGCGCCCCGCCACCGCGCGCAGCGTGCTGGCCGGCGAGGCCGCCGCGGAGGCGGCGCGCAAGACCTCCCGGCAGCTGGAGCTCCTGGACCGGGCGCTGGCGGAGCCGGCGGCCGAGTTCCCGGTGCGCGGCGACGTCCGCGCGGCCGCCTTCTTCGACCTGGACAACACCGTCATGCAGGGCGCCGCCCTCTTCCACTTCGGCCGCGGCCTCTACAAGCGGAAGTTCTTCCAGCGCCGCGAGCTGGCCCGGTTCGCCTGGCAGCAGGCGTGGTTCCGGCTGGCCGGCGTCGAGGACCCGGAGCACATGCAGGACGCCCGCGAGAGCGCCCTGTCGATCGTGAAGGGCCACCGCGTCTCCGAGCTGGCGGCCATCGGCGAGGAGATCTACGACGAGTACATGGCCGGCCGGATCTGGCCCGGCACCCGCGCCCTCGCCCAGGCCCACCTGGACGCCGGGCAGAAGGTGTGGCTCGTCACGGCGGCGCCCGTGGAGACGGCGACGATCATCGCCCGGCGGCTCGGGCTGACCGGCGCGCTGGGCACGGTCGCCGAGTCGATCGACGGCGTGTACACGGGCCGCCTGGTCGGCGAGCCGCTGCACGGCCCGGCCAAGGCGGAGGCCGTACGGGCCCTGGCCGCCGCCGAGGGGCTGGACCTGGACCGCTGCGCGGCGTACAGCGACTCGCACAACGACATCCCGATGCTGTCGCTGGTCGGCCACCCGTACGCGATCAACCCGGACGCGAAGCTGCGCCGGTACGCCAAGGACCGCGAGTGGCGGCTGCGCGACTACCGGACGGGCCGCAAGGCCGCGAAGGTCGGCCTCCCCGCCGCGGCGGGCGTGGGCGCGCTGGCCGGCGGCACCGCCGCCGCCGTGGCCCTGCACCGCCGCCGCCGCTGACCGCGGGGCCGGCCCGCCCGCGCCGGGCCGGGGCGCGCCGGAGCGCGGAGGGCGCCATTCCACGGGTCATACCCCCCGCACGCGCCCACCAGTCGCACCTACCGCGCTCGACCACAACAGAGCATCGGGTAAACAAAAACCGAACTAAATAAACAAGAAAACGGTCACCAGGTGTGACCTATTGCATCTCTCGGCTGTAACAAAAGCGACTGAATCGACGATTTGAGCAACTCGGTGTAGCGCTCCCTGCACGAAGCGTTATTCTCCTGAGACGCACTCGGAACCCCCACACGTCGTCACGACGGGTGAAAGGTCCCGCACTGCACGTGATGGAAGCTCTGCCTCTGGGAGTCCCGTGTACCCATACGTCGGGGTTGACGCCTCGGGCCTGGCTGCGCTGCGCACGATGGTCCTCGGCCACCTGCGCGGCTTCGTCCCCACCGCGTACGCCGTCCCCGCCCTCTCCGCACCGGCCCCCGCCGGCTCCTGCTACGCCCTGGCCGACGGCGGCGCCGCGGTCGTCGCCAGAAGGGGCGGGCGCAGCGGCGCCGGCGCCTCGACCACCGCGCGCCGGCCCACCGCCGACAGCGACGGCGGACGCATGATGGAGCTGGTCGAGCGCGCCCAGGCCGGCGAGGCCGAGGCCTTCGGCCGCCTCTACGACCAGTACAGCGACACCGTCTACCGCTACATCTACTACCGCGTCGGCGGCAAGGCGACCGCCGAGGACCTGACCAGCGAGACCTTCCTGCGCGCCCTGCGCCGCATCTCCACGTTCACCTGGCAGGGCCGCGACTTCGGCGCCTGGCTGGTCACGATCGCGCGCAACCTGGTCGCCGACCACTTCAAGTCGAGCAGGTTCAGGCTGGAGGTGACCACGGGCGAAATGCTCGACGCCAACGAGGTCGAGCGCAGCCCCGAGGACTCCGTCCTGGAGTCCCTCTCCAACGCCACCCTCCTCGAAGCCGTCCGCAAGCTCAACCCCCAGCAGCAGGAGTGCGTCACGCTCCGCTTCCTGCACGGCCTGTCCGTCGCCGAGACCGCGCGCGTGATGGGCAAGAACGAAGGGGCCATCAAGACCCTCCAGTACCGCGCCGTGCGCACGCTCGCCCGGCTGCTCCCCGAAGACGCCCGCTGACCCCCCGGGCCCCGTCCCGGGCCCGGCCCTCCCCTCCCTCCGAACCCGCCCCGGTGGCCACCTCATGACGCGCTGGTCCGATCATCTTCCGTCCGTAACCCATGTGCCGCGACGCTCGTTGTGCGGGCTGCAGGCTCCCTCTGGTCGCGCCCCGTCCACAGCCACCCACCCCTTCGTGTGGATGTGTCCGGCGTGTGCAACCTTCCGGATCCCCTGGGGAGTCGACCGTCATGACGAGAGGAGGTGCCGCCAGTGATCGCGAACGTATCGGCGCACCGGCGGGCGAACGCCTTCGCCCAGGCCCTGGAAGATCAGGCGGCCCAGCAGCCCGAGGCGTCGGCCGAACCCAGCGAGCTCGGCCGGCTCCTGACCCTGGCGAACGGCCTCGGCGAGCTGCCCAAGCCCACCATGGACCCCGAAGTGAAGGCGGTGCAGCGAGCCCGGCTCGTCGCCGCCATGGAGGCGACGTCCCAGGAGGGCGCGGCCACCGGCGGTGCGTCCGCGGACCCTACGGTTCCGGAGCAGCGGACACCGAACGGCCGCGGCGCGCACCGCACCGCCGCCCTCCGGAGACTGCGGCCCCGCACCCGCTGGACGAAGGGCCTGGCCGCCGGCGGCCTCACCGTGGGCGTGGCGGCGGGCGCCCTCGGCGGGGTCGCCGCCGCCAGCTCCGACGCCCTCCCCGGTGACTCCCTGTACGGGCTGAAGCGGGGCATGGAGGACCTGAAGCTCGGCCTCGCCGACGACGACGCCGACCGCGGCGAGATCCACCTCGCCCACGCCTCCACCCGGCTCAGCGAGGCCCGCCGCCTGCTGGAGCGCGGCCGGTCCGGCGAGCTGGACCCCGAGTCCCTCGGCGAGATCCGCCGCACGCTCGACGGCATGCAGCGCGACGTCTCCGAGGGCCACCGCCTGCTCCGCCTCGCCTACGAGCGGGACGGCCGCATCGGCCCCATCGCCACGCTCGACTCGTTCGCCCGCAACCACCGCGGCACCTGGGACGGCCTGCGCTCCAAGCTCCCGCCCCAGCTCACCGACACCAGCGACCAGGTGACCTCCGCCTTCGACGCCATAGACCAGCAGGTCGCCCCGCTCAAGTCGCGACTGCCCGGCACCCCGGAGAAGAACGGCCGCAGCCCCGGCGGACCCGGCACCACCACCGGCCCGACCGGCCCCGGCCCCTCCCGCCAGGCCCCGCCCGCCCCCCACGCCCAGCCCACGGGCGGCACGGAGAGCAGCCCCGGCCCGTCCGGCGGCTCCGGCCCGGACATCGAGGAGGGCCTCATCGGCGGCGGCACGGGCGGCCTCCTCGACCCCGGCCCGCCCACCAACCCGGCCCCGCCCTCCCAGGACCAGCCCCAGAAGCCCCCCGCACCCGCACCCGAACCCGCACCCGACGTGACCCTCCCCCCGCTGCTCCCCGGCATCCTCCCGGGCCTCGGCATCGACGGCGAGGACACCCGCTGACGACCCGCACCCCACGGCGCCGGGCGCCGCTCCCCGCGGAGCGGCGCCCGGCGCCGCACCCGTACGGTCAGAAGAACACCGACCTCCGGCGCACCAGCAGCTTGTACAGCGTGTGCTGGATCTGCTCCCGCACCCGGTCCGTCAGGTTGAACATCAGCATCGGGTCCTCCGCCGCCTCCGGCGCGTACCCGTCCGTCGGAATCGGCTCACCGAACTGGATCGTCCACTTCGTCGGCAGCGGCAGCACGCCCAGCGGCCCCAGCCACGGGAACGTCGGCGTGATCGGGAAGTACGGCAGGCCTAGCAGCCGCGCCAGCGTCCTGGCGTTTCCGACCATGGGGTAGATCTCCTCCGCGCCGACGATCGAGCAGGGCACGATCGGCACACCGGCCCGCAACGCCGTCGACACGAAACCGCCCCGCCCGAACCGCTGCAGCCTGTACCGCTCGCCGAACGGCTTCCCGATGCCCTTGAAGCCCTCCGGCATCACCCCGACGACCTCACCGCGCCGCAACAACCGCTCCGCGTCCTCCGCACACGCCAGCGTGTGCCCGGCCTTCCGGGCCAGCTCACCGACGACCGGCAGCGTGAACACCAGGTCCGCGGCGAGCAGCCGGAGGTGACGGCCCGCCGGATGGTGGTCGTGGACGGCCACCTGCATCATCAGCGCGTCCAGCGGCAGCGTGCCCGAGTGGTTCGCCACGACCAGCGCCCCGCCCTCCGCCGGGATGTTCCCGACCCCCCGCACCTCCACCCGGAAGTACCTCTCGAACAGGGGCCGCAGCAGCGACATCAGAACCTGGTCGGTGAGCTCCTCGTCGAAACCGAACTCGTCGACCTCGTACTCGCCCGTGAGGCGGCGCCGCAGGAACGCCAGCCCGCCCGCGATCCTCCGCTCCCAACCGTTCCCGCCCGCCGCGCCCGAGGCACCCCCGCCGCCCCCGGCCTCCGACGGGCGCGGACCGCACGCGCCGTCCCGCGGCCCGGACGGCACCGC from Streptomyces sp. MRC013 includes the following:
- a CDS encoding glutamyl-tRNA reductase, giving the protein MSLLVVGLSHRSAPVSVLERASLDSGTQNKLLQEALAAEPAAEAAVLATCNRIELYADVDKFHAGVAELSTLLAEHSGLGLEELTPFLYVHYEDRAVHHLFSVACGLDSMVVGEGQILGQIKDALARAQELHTAGRLLNDLFQQALRVGKRAHSETGIDRAGQSLVTFGLEQLAAGEPVPAWAGGKRALVIGAGSMSSLAAATLARVGAGEVVVANRTVERAERLARALAEPGGTGVAARAVRMADVGRELARADLAVSCTGATGLVLTAAAVETAAAGRTAPLALLDLAMPRDVDAAVHRMDNVRLVDIETLAEASADAPMAADVGRVRGIVSDEVAAFGAAQRAAHITPTVVALRAMAADVVATEVARLEGRLPGLDGKQRAEITQTVRRVVDKLLHAPTVRVKQLASEPGGAGYADALRTLFDLDPETVAAVSRADLTDADVNRGRV
- a CDS encoding redox-sensing transcriptional repressor Rex yields the protein MATGRTHRPATRSRGIPEATVARLPLYLRALTTLSERSVPTVSSEELAAAAGVNSAKLRKDFSYLGSYGTRGVGYDVEYLVYQISRELGLTQDWPIVMVGIGNLGAALANYGGFASRGFRVAALIDADPSMVGRPVAGIPVQHIDDLERIVEENGVSIGVIATPAGAAQQVCDRLVAAGVTSILNFAPTVLSVPDGVDVRKVDLSIELQILAFHEQRKAGEDGAVVGVGEAGLPSAAVGAAPSVASAAPQAAPAAAGHEGTDGDVPAVMPA
- the hemC gene encoding hydroxymethylbilane synthase gives rise to the protein MTERAQSTQRALRLGTRRSKLAMAQSGHVADAVRRLTGRSVELVEITTYGDTSREHLAQIGGTGVFVAALRDALLAGEVDFAVHSLKDLPTARHEGLVLAAVPVREDPRDVLVARDGLPLAELAASARGGTARVGTGSPRRMAQLNAYARDHGLRIETVPIRGNVDTRVGYVHGGELDAVVLAAAGLSRLGRIDEVTEFLPVDTVLPAPGQGALAVECPAGDDDLVAALALLDDARTRAAVTAERSLLAALEAGCSAPVGALADLPAGDQDVHEMRLRGVVGTTDGSTLVQLSTTGPVPTSHHDAVALGRELADEMLAKGAAGLMGERAL
- a CDS encoding ECF subfamily RNA polymerase sigma factor, BldN family; this encodes MYPYVGVDASGLAALRTMVLGHLRGFVPTAYAVPALSAPAPAGSCYALADGGAAVVARRGGRSGAGASTTARRPTADSDGGRMMELVERAQAGEAEAFGRLYDQYSDTVYRYIYYRVGGKATAEDLTSETFLRALRRISTFTWQGRDFGAWLVTIARNLVADHFKSSRFRLEVTTGEMLDANEVERSPEDSVLESLSNATLLEAVRKLNPQQQECVTLRFLHGLSVAETARVMGKNEGAIKTLQYRAVRTLARLLPEDAR
- a CDS encoding glutaredoxin family protein, whose protein sequence is MFGRARKGAAGPRTVTLIGKPGCHLCDDAREVVERVCAETGAAWEERDVTRDEELHRAYWEQIPVVLVDGEQHTFWRVDPGRLRAALLG
- a CDS encoding DUF5667 domain-containing protein; this translates as MIANVSAHRRANAFAQALEDQAAQQPEASAEPSELGRLLTLANGLGELPKPTMDPEVKAVQRARLVAAMEATSQEGAATGGASADPTVPEQRTPNGRGAHRTAALRRLRPRTRWTKGLAAGGLTVGVAAGALGGVAAASSDALPGDSLYGLKRGMEDLKLGLADDDADRGEIHLAHASTRLSEARRLLERGRSGELDPESLGEIRRTLDGMQRDVSEGHRLLRLAYERDGRIGPIATLDSFARNHRGTWDGLRSKLPPQLTDTSDQVTSAFDAIDQQVAPLKSRLPGTPEKNGRSPGGPGTTTGPTGPGPSRQAPPAPHAQPTGGTESSPGPSGGSGPDIEEGLIGGGTGGLLDPGPPTNPAPPSQDQPQKPPAPAPEPAPDVTLPPLLPGILPGLGIDGEDTR
- a CDS encoding bifunctional uroporphyrinogen-III C-methyltransferase/uroporphyrinogen-III synthase; amino-acid sequence: MSPITASKASSAFSACGHVTFLGAGPGDPGLLTLRAVEALAGADVLIAEPDVLDVVRGHARAGVSTPELTVVDEASMTAGVPVLRDAANLVMEAARGGKRVVRALSGDPGLDGDAGAEMLACAAAGIPFEVVPGIATAVGVPAYAGVPLRDSRGADVRFVDARTASARCWAEVGASDGTVVVSTTLDSVASAAGELVTAGRKPDTPLTVTVAGTTTRQRTWTATLGSIAQTLKQAKVLPSPQGHQPVIAVVGEHSAAAQRDQLAWFESKPLFGWKVLVPRTKEQAASLSDQLRSYGAVPSEVPTIAVEPPRTPQQMERAVKGLVTGRYEWIAFTSVNAVKAVREKFEEYGLDARAFAGIKVAAVGEQTAKALVDFGVKPDLVPSGEQSAAGLLEDWPPYDPVFDPIDRVFLPRADIATETLVAGLIELGWEVDDVTAYRTVRASPPPAETREAIKGGGFDAVMFTSSSTVRNLVGIAGKPHNVTVIACIGPATAKTAEEHGLRVDVLSPEPSVTKLAEALAEFGAKRRAAALEAGGPVTRPSERRPGARRRRTTTT
- a CDS encoding lysophospholipid acyltransferase family protein, giving the protein MADAEVIPFDEDRSRGGAPRTGRGRASRGASARRVTPLPEQGGPVAAVPSGPRDGACGPRPSEAGGGGGASGAAGGNGWERRIAGGLAFLRRRLTGEYEVDEFGFDEELTDQVLMSLLRPLFERYFRVEVRGVGNIPAEGGALVVANHSGTLPLDALMMQVAVHDHHPAGRHLRLLAADLVFTLPVVGELARKAGHTLACAEDAERLLRRGEVVGVMPEGFKGIGKPFGERYRLQRFGRGGFVSTALRAGVPIVPCSIVGAEEIYPMVGNARTLARLLGLPYFPITPTFPWLGPLGVLPLPTKWTIQFGEPIPTDGYAPEAAEDPMLMFNLTDRVREQIQHTLYKLLVRRRSVFF